GTGCCGTCATACACCGACCGGCGGATCGCTTCGAAATCCAGAGCGCGAAGCGACGTGAGGATCAAACGCTGTTCTTCGGGCGTGATGATTCCCTGTTCGCCGAGCATCACCGCATGCGCGTAATCAACCTCGACGTAGGCGTCGAGGAAATAATCCTTGGCATCGATGAAGCAGTCTTCAAGTACGTTCTTTTTGTAATTTCGGGCCGGAAACTTTTCTTGCATTTTGTTCTTGGATTGGAGCGCAAGCGTCCCGCTTGCAAACGGCGCCACGCGCCGTAGGGCCATTTGAATTTAGGAGATCGACCTCACCGCACCCGTTCGCGAGCACGCTCAAGGCAAACGGGACCTTTGCGCTCGTTCTATTTCTTGACCGCTTTCGGCAGGCTCAGCAGATTCGCGAAAATGCGATATGCGCCGGGATTGCCGACCGGCAATTGGCGGAACCACGAATACGACGTGTAAACGTATCTGCCCTTCCCGATCTCAGCGTAGAGCATTCCGCCGAGGCTTTCCTTTTCGCCCTCGTCGTGGGTTTCGAGCAGCGGCGTGAATTTGTCGTCCCAAGCCGTCAAAGTATAAAGATTCCGCTCCTGGACCCAATTGTCGAAATCGCGGTCGGTGATCTTGTTCGGATAGCTTAGGACCGGATTCATCGGTTGGAGTATCTTCACCGGCGCCGTTTCATCGACCGTACGGATGTTCGATTCCATTTTCGCCGGATACGGCGTCAGATTGAGCCGCGCGAATTCCTGCTGCTGATACTGGACGATCATCGTTCCGCCGTTGCGGACGAATTCGATGAGCCTCCCGTTGTTGGCGACATAGTCGGGCCGGACCTGCGATGCGCGGATGCCGATGACGATCGTGTCGAACTGCGACAGATCCCCGGTCGAAAGATAGTCTTCGTCGAGAAGTTTGACGTTGAGTCCAAGCCGTTCGATCGCCTGCGGAACCTTGTCGCCGCTGCCCGTTACGTATCCGACGCGAACCGGCGCGACCTTCAGATCGAGGACGTTGACCTTCGTCGTGGCGCGCGAATAGAGTCGGTGCGTCTGAATATGCGGATACTCGATCGCCTGCATCTCGTCGGAGTAGACCGCGCCGCCGACCGAGGCCTGAGCATAGATCTCGAACGATGCGGCAACTTTCGCGGGCGGGATCTCGACGTCAAAGGTGATCGCCGTTTTCTCGCCGCGCGCCTTGAGATCAAAAGTGGACGAACTTGCCGCGTATTTCAGTTCTTTCGATGCATTCGAATTGAGCGCGACCGAGCCCTTCAAAGGATTCGGCGAATTGTTCGTTACGCTCAGCACGAGCCGCTTTTTCTGCAGTTTGGCGCTCATCGGAGCGATCAGGATCTTTTGGTCGAGACTGACCGTCACGGCCGGAACGACACTGACGTCGCGCCGGATCTCGCCGCGGATGTCGTCCGAATATCGATACTGGACATCACGCTCGATCGCGATCAGCTGCCCGCCGATCTCGAGTTTGACCTCGGCCTTCATCAGCGCCGGTTGAAACGGCAGATTCTTCGACGCCGCGTCCTGCCATTCGAAGGTGAAGTTTTTGTTGCGCGGATTCTCAAGCCAATACGGTTCGGTCGGTTTCGCGTCTTTCGCCGAAACAACCGTGAAGAACGCCGCGTGCGAAGCCGTCTCGCGCCGCGGACGGAATCCGCTTTCCTGCTGGACCGGTTCCGGCGACGACTCGGCCGACCATCCGCGCGGCGCCTGGAGCGATACGTCTTTGACCTTCACATCGGCGCTTTCGGGCGCGAAGACGCGAACTCCGACGTTGACCGAATCACCGGGCACGATCGTTTCAGAGTTGCTCAGCGCATCGACGACCACGCCGGCGGCCATTTGCAACGCTTTGGCAAATTCGCGTTCCTTTTGCCGGATCAGGAATTTCGAGTCCGGGTTGCGCGTCGAGCCTTCGGCCTCAACGGCCTGGGCGTAGCCTTTGGCAAGGATCGGAATCAGCTTTTCAGGCGCGTAGATGTCATAACTTCTGAGCGCGAGTTCGGCGGTCTCCTGAAGTGCCGCAAGTTTCGGGAACAGCGGATCGTATCTGTCGCCGCTGATCGACGGAATTCCCTTGATCGATGTGTCGAGCCCGTCAAACATACTCGTCTCTTTCTCGACCTTGTCGCCGACCGTTTCAAGAAGGCGCATTCCCGACGTGAACTTTCCGCGGAGTTCGAGCATGCCCATTTCCTGCGATTTATGCTGGCTGCGGCCTTCCATCGCGATCTCGAAATAGGAACGGCCGATCAGAGAATCATATTCGCCGGTGTTGACGACGAGCGTCGGCGGATTGCTCGGATTGTTGGTAAACGATTGCGAAACATAGAGTTTTTTCGCCTGCCACGGTGTCAGGCCTTCGGCGAAATGCTCCGGAAACTGTTTTGGGTCGGC
The DNA window shown above is from Acidobacteriota bacterium and carries:
- a CDS encoding PIG-L family deacetylase produces the protein MKHKAIKNTISYVLLLSFFLFPFVFRAQVRPIYDNGASGLGQILKRLQTTASFMHTAAHPDDEDSGLIAYAARKQQARTVYLSLNRGDGGQNVIGEELFEPLGVIRSEELLQARRLDGGEQLFTRVMDYGFSKKREEAARIWGEQLTLGDMVRAIRKFRPMVIVSRFVGTPADGHGQHQLAGYLTPIAFKAAADPKQFPEHFAEGLTPWQAKKLYVSQSFTNNPSNPPTLVVNTGEYDSLIGRSYFEIAMEGRSQHKSQEMGMLELRGKFTSGMRLLETVGDKVEKETSMFDGLDTSIKGIPSISGDRYDPLFPKLAALQETAELALRSYDIYAPEKLIPILAKGYAQAVEAEGSTRNPDSKFLIRQKEREFAKALQMAAGVVVDALSNSETIVPGDSVNVGVRVFAPESADVKVKDVSLQAPRGWSAESSPEPVQQESGFRPRRETASHAAFFTVVSAKDAKPTEPYWLENPRNKNFTFEWQDAASKNLPFQPALMKAEVKLEIGGQLIAIERDVQYRYSDDIRGEIRRDVSVVPAVTVSLDQKILIAPMSAKLQKKRLVLSVTNNSPNPLKGSVALNSNASKELKYAASSSTFDLKARGEKTAITFDVEIPPAKVAASFEIYAQASVGGAVYSDEMQAIEYPHIQTHRLYSRATTKVNVLDLKVAPVRVGYVTGSGDKVPQAIERLGLNVKLLDEDYLSTGDLSQFDTIVIGIRASQVRPDYVANNGRLIEFVRNGGTMIVQYQQQEFARLNLTPYPAKMESNIRTVDETAPVKILQPMNPVLSYPNKITDRDFDNWVQERNLYTLTAWDDKFTPLLETHDEGEKESLGGMLYAEIGKGRYVYTSYSWFRQLPVGNPGAYRIFANLLSLPKAVKK